Within the Elusimicrobium sp. An273 genome, the region ATATACCACGGAAACGCCGGCCCGAAGGCGCGCATGGCAATGCCGCCGGCGTAGAACGCGCTGGAGCCAAAGTCGCACAGCACCACCGCCGCCGCTTTCCAGAAGGGAATAAAGGTAAGCATGGCCGTAGTCAGCACGACCACTTTTTTTACGCGGGAAGCTCCGGCCGAAGAGGAAGAAGGCTGTTTCATACTACACTACCGCGCCAAGCGCAGGGCCACTTCTTCTGCGTTGGAAAGCGAAGCCAGTTCTTCAATAAATTCCGGTTTAAATTTTTCGGCCAGGGCGGAAAGAATTTGCAAATGCTTTTGGAAAAAAGCCGGTTTGGCCGGAGACAGAAATAAAAACATCACCCGAATGGGCAGTTCGTTGCCGGAAGTTTCGCGCAAGGGCTTGCGCAGGACGGCTACCGCCGCGGCAAAATCCGTTAGTTCTTCCAGCCGCGCATGCGGAATGGAAAGACCGGTATCCAGCGTGGTGCTGATTCCTTCTTCCCGTTTGAGTACCTGGGCCGCCACATCCGCCGGATCCAACTGCTTATAATCCCGGCAAACGACCTGTACAAGCGCCGAAATCAGTTCTTTTTTGCTTGGGTAATCCTCCGCCAACAACACGCGGGCGGGGGTAATCAAACTGCCCAAGCTTATTTTACTTTGTTCGTTTGTTGACATACTCTTAAGTTTTTATGGTAGCAAATAACCCCCCGCACTGGCAAGCCGCCAAAGAACTTTTATTCTCCCTCTAAAAAAGATAAAATACCTTATAATGACAGACAACGAACTACAGGATTTATTCCAATTTCTTTCCGCAGGGCGTACCCCCGGCAAACAAGATTTTAACGCCTCTAAAATGTTCTCCCTGCTGGAAGACCCGTTTAGCATTTGGTGTTCCTTTCACGCCCCAAAAGAAGAGGCCGTGCCCGAACCCAACCGCTATGAAAGCTTAAAAATCCGCACCGACCGCAACGCCCGCGACCAGTGGATTAAAGCGGAGTTCCCGGGCGTGGTGTTTGTGTCGGGCGAAGATGAAACCGCCCGCTTTAAAAACACGTTGTCTGCCATGGCCCGCGGCGAAAGCGCCATCGCAAACGCCCTGCTGTGGAACCTGCCGGAAAACACCTACGGCAGCCTGAACCTGCTCGTCCGTTCCGACGCAGCCCCCAGCCTGTTCGGGCCGTACCATTATCATATTTTCCAATTTAAACGCGCACACGACTTAAAAGAGCATTATGCCCTGCAAGTCAGCCTGCTGAACCATATGTTGGGCAAAACCCAGCGCTATACCCCGGCCCAGATGCGCGTATTTCTAAAAGACCGCACGCTGGACGTAACGTACCAAGACCATCAGGAACGCTTGGAACGGGAGCTGGCTTTTTGGCGCAGCATCCGCGACGGTTTGGCCAAGCCCGAAGCGCACAAGCCGCCCAAGGCCGCCAGCGCCCCGTGGCGCGTATACGCCAATAAAGTGGTGGCGCAAAGCAAGGATTTGCTGATGCTGCCCGGCTTAAACACCGAAATGCGCCAATGCCTGAAAATAAACGGCATCTTTAATACCGACGACGTGGCCCGCGCCGGCCTGGAAAAACTGCGCGGCATTTTGGAAGAACCCCACGCCACCGATTCCTATTACAACGCGCTGGCCTACCTGCACCACAAACCCGTTTTACGCGAGGAAGGGCACTTCCCGCCGCCGGCCAAAAAATACAATTTGTATTTTGACTTTGAAGCCACCGAAACGTTTACCAAAGACAATGTTTCGTTCGTTTACCTCATTGGTATTTGGGACAAAGAGGCGGACAAATATGTCAGCTTTGTGGCCAAAACCCCGGAAGAAGAAATTAAAATTTTTGAACAATTTTACGATTACGTCCGCGATTTTTCCGACACCGCCCTGTACCACTGGACGGAATACGAAGTAAAAAAGATGAAAAATCTGGCGGCCAAAAACCCGCAGGACGCCGAGAAACTAAAAGCGCTGTGCAATATCTGCTTTGATTTAAAGGTGGCGGTAAACAAACAGTTTTACCTGCCGGCGCCCAGTTTTTCGCTCAAAGCCGCCGCCCCCGCCTTTGGTTTTAACTGGCGGCAGGACGACTGCGGCGCCATGGACAGCATGGTCTATTTTACCAACTGGCTGAAAACCGGCAACGACGAACTGCTTAAAAAAGTGCTGATGTATAACGAGGACGACTGCAAAGCCATGCTGGATTTGGAAAACAAATTAAAAGCGGCAGACGTGCTTCATTTTAAAAAATGAAAAAAGAATTTTCCGTTTTAAAACAATGCCTGCAAGCGGCGGCCCGCGCGGTGCGCAGCCGGTTTGGAAAAGTAGGCTACGAACTAAAAGGCAAAGCCAACTTGGTGACCACGGCCGACGTGGCCAGCCAAAAAACAATTCTTTCCATCCTGCGCAAGAATTTTCCCGACCACGACTACCTGGCCGAAGAAAACGGCGTTAAAAACACCGGGTCGGATTACGTATGGGTCATTGACCCCATCGACGGCACCACCAATTTTGCACACACTTTTCCCCAGTGCGGGGTGTCCATTGCCCTGTTTTATAAAAATGAACCCGTATTGGGCGGCGTTACCAACCCGGCCACCGGGGAAATGTTTTTGGCTCAAAAAGGAAAAGGCGCCACGTTAAACGGTAAAAGAATTCACGTTTCCAAAACGCCTCGGCTGGATCAATCGCTGCTGGTTACCGGATTTCCCTACAACCGCTTTACGCGTATGCCGCAGCTATTGCGGCGGTTTGAAAAATTTCTAAATTCCTGCCACGATGTGCGCCGTTTGGGATCGGCCGCGCTGGACTTGTGCTGGCTGGCCGCCGGCAGAACCGACGGATACTGGGAAGACAACCTCAACCCCTGGGACGTGGCCGCCGGCGTGCTGATTTTGCAGGAAGCGGGCGGAAAAGTAACGGATTTTAACGGACGGAAATATAAAAAAATCCCCGATTACGGCCCCACCCTGCTGGCCAGCAACGGCAAAATACACGCTCAAATGCTCCAAATTATCCGCCAAACGGATATGGCTTCCCTCTCCTAAAACCCGCGACGTCAGTTTTTTACACGAAACCCCTGTCGGTTGTGATATAATGCTAGTAGGGGCTGTTGAGCGGCCCCAAGGGGTTTGAATGGCTATAAGTGTGGTAAAACAATACAGCGTGTTCCTGATTAATGAACCGGGAGCGCTGAAAAACTTTGCCGAGTTGTTCGTGCGGGAGAATGTGGACGTAATTGCCATTTCTCAGGACGTACGCTACGACGCGGCGGTCGTCCGGCTGGCCATTAAATACGAACAGGAAATCAGCCACGCGCTGACCAAGGCCGGCTTTACCAGCGTGAAGACGGATGCCATCTGTTTGGACGCTCCCAACCGGGTGGGGCTTATCCGCGATATCGGCTCGGTGTTATCCAACAACGGAATCAACATTACCACGATTTACGGTACGGCCGGAGCCGGGACGGATTCCCGCTGGATTATTGTGGTAAACGACATTACAAAAGCGTTAAACGCGCTGGAAGCTTCCGG harbors:
- a CDS encoding PTS sugar transporter subunit IIA, translated to MSTNEQSKISLGSLITPARVLLAEDYPSKKELISALVQVVCRDYKQLDPADVAAQVLKREEGISTTLDTGLSIPHARLEELTDFAAAVAVLRKPLRETSGNELPIRVMFLFLSPAKPAFFQKHLQILSALAEKFKPEFIEELASLSNAEEVALRLAR
- a CDS encoding inositol monophosphatase family protein, with product MKKEFSVLKQCLQAAARAVRSRFGKVGYELKGKANLVTTADVASQKTILSILRKNFPDHDYLAEENGVKNTGSDYVWVIDPIDGTTNFAHTFPQCGVSIALFYKNEPVLGGVTNPATGEMFLAQKGKGATLNGKRIHVSKTPRLDQSLLVTGFPYNRFTRMPQLLRRFEKFLNSCHDVRRLGSAALDLCWLAAGRTDGYWEDNLNPWDVAAGVLILQEAGGKVTDFNGRKYKKIPDYGPTLLASNGKIHAQMLQIIRQTDMASLS
- a CDS encoding TM0106 family RecB-like putative nuclease, which produces MTDNELQDLFQFLSAGRTPGKQDFNASKMFSLLEDPFSIWCSFHAPKEEAVPEPNRYESLKIRTDRNARDQWIKAEFPGVVFVSGEDETARFKNTLSAMARGESAIANALLWNLPENTYGSLNLLVRSDAAPSLFGPYHYHIFQFKRAHDLKEHYALQVSLLNHMLGKTQRYTPAQMRVFLKDRTLDVTYQDHQERLERELAFWRSIRDGLAKPEAHKPPKAASAPWRVYANKVVAQSKDLLMLPGLNTEMRQCLKINGIFNTDDVARAGLEKLRGILEEPHATDSYYNALAYLHHKPVLREEGHFPPPAKKYNLYFDFEATETFTKDNVSFVYLIGIWDKEADKYVSFVAKTPEEEIKIFEQFYDYVRDFSDTALYHWTEYEVKKMKNLAAKNPQDAEKLKALCNICFDLKVAVNKQFYLPAPSFSLKAAAPAFGFNWRQDDCGAMDSMVYFTNWLKTGNDELLKKVLMYNEDDCKAMLDLENKLKAADVLHFKK